Proteins found in one Pagrus major chromosome 20, Pma_NU_1.0 genomic segment:
- the LOC141015934 gene encoding ectonucleotide pyrophosphatase/phosphodiesterase family member 7-like, with product MTKSSGMLLLCLAVLSLIASSPCAAAPPRDSVSELQLVSTSSTRNKLLLISFDGFRWDYDRDVETPNLDKMAQDGVKAAYVTPPFLTITSPSHFTMLTGRYVENHGVIHNIWFNTTTQEKKQYYQAQFVDSYWDNGSLPIWITAQRQGLKTGSLHFPGTAATYRQEAVMVSQVEPPFYDHSNETDWKLNIDKVIGEWFHKEDLDFVSLYFGEPDLAGHEYGPDSPERRKMVQQVDRTVGYIRNKIQDHGLTDRLNIIITADHGMRTVLRGGQVEEIILSKIPGFSFKDIQFQLLDYGPVGMLLPKEGMLEKVYKVLKGSHPHLHVYKKERMPHRLHYSNHPRILPLILIADPGYIVNGFFPMNFNKGEHGFDNEDMDMKAFFRAVGPDFEKNMLADPFDLVNVYPLMCHLLGINPEINDGHLKHTKHMLVSTNPENYQMEVLIGLSALVGVLVLVFIIAISCNMSKGTRA from the exons ATGACTAAATCTTCAGGCatgctgctgctttgccttGCTGTCCTCAGCCTCATAGCAAGCTCTCCCTGTGCTGCTGCCCCACCACGGGACTCTGTTTCTGAGCTGCAGTTAGTTTCCACATCGTCCACCAGAAACAAGCTACTGCTCATCTCTTTTGACGGCTTCCGCTGGGACTATGACCGAGATGTTGAAACCCCCAATCTGGATAAGATGGCCCAGGATGGGGTGAAGGCAGCCTATGTTACCCCACCCTTCCTCACCATTACCAGCCCTTCTCACTTCACAATGCTGACAG gACGTTATGTCGAGAATCATGGAGTAATCCACAACATATGGTTCAACACGACCACTCAGGAGAAGAAGCAGTACTACCAGGCTCAGTTTGTTGATTCATACTGGGACAATGGCAGCTTACCCATCTGGATAACAGCACAGAGACAG GGTTTAAAAACAGGTTCTCTACATTTCCCTGGCACAGCAGCCACCTACAGACAAgaggctgtgatggttagccAAGTGGAACCTCCTTTCTATGACCATTCAAACGAGACAGATTGGAAGCTGAACATTGACAAGGTGATTGGAGAGTGGTTCCACAAAGAGGACCTGGACTTTGTCTCACTGTACTTTGGAGAACCAGATTTGGCAGGACATGAATATGGACCAGATTCCCCAGAACGCCGAAAGATGGTCCAGCAAGTGGACCGTACTGTGGGCTACATCCGAAACAAGATCCAAGACCATGGCCTAACTGACAGGCTCAACATTATCATCACTGCCGACCACGGGATGAGGACAGTTCTACGGGGTGGACAAGTTGAGGAGATCATCCTCTCTAAGATTCCTGGCTTCAGCTTCAAGGATATCCAGTTCCAGCTGTTGGATTATGGTCCTGTTGGCATGCTGCTTCCTAAAGAGGGGATGCTGGAGAAAGTCTACAAGGTTCTGAAAGGAAGCCATCCTCACCTTCATGTGTATAAAAAGGAGAGGATGCCACATAGACTGCACTACAGTAACCATCCTCGAATCCTGCCCCTCATCCTCATCGCTGACCCTGGATACATTGTCAATGGG TTCTTCCCTATGAATTTCAACAAAGGAGAGCATGGCTTTGATAATGAAGACATGGACATGAAAGCCTTCTTCAGGGCCGTGGGGCCGGACTTCGAGAAAAACATGTTGGCAGATCCCTTTGACCTGGTCAACGTGTATCCACTGATGTGCCATCTACTGGGGATAAACCCAGAGATCAATGATGGACACCTGAAGCATACCAAACACATGCTGGTTTCCA